A region of the Chryseobacterium cucumeris genome:
CCAGGAAGCCTATCCGGAATTATTCAGGGAGTTGCTGAAAATAAATCCTAATCTTTCCAAATCGGATTTAACTTTTTGTGCCATGATATGGCTTGGCTTTTCGTCAAAGGAAATTGCTCAGAGTGTCTCTATGGAGCACAGATCTGTACAGACAAAAAAGTACAGAATACGGAAAAAACTGAATCTGGAAAGCGAGACAAATCTGTATCTTTTTTTCAGATCTATATTGGAGCCATAGCAGGTTTGAAAAGAATATCCATGTATCGGCTAATTTGAATAGATAATACAGAACCGGAACAAATCTTTTTGTTTCGGTTTCTTTGTTAATTTTTATCCTGAAAAGCTATAGAACATCAGAATTTATGATCTGAATTTTATAATCCGTAGTTTTTAGCTAAGGTTTTATATACATCATATGTGCATTTTCATTTGTTTATAAAATACATGATTTTAAAAAATGCCAATGTATTACATCCATTATAGTGAATTAAATAATAAAATATGATGTTTTCTTTTGTTGTTGCTGTAAAAAATATTGACTATACATAATGAGTTTATAATTGCTGTTTTGGATAATAAATGAAGGAATGCATGTCAGTTGGGGCTATCCATTTTCCTGTATTTCAATACAATAATTTTAACGATAAGAATCATTAATCCAAAAATTGGTTTTGAACCTATTACATAATGGATCGATTAGTAATTCGCCTTATTGTGTGTTTTCAAAAAACAAAAAAAGGCACTATGTGTGAGTAGTTTTTGTGGGTATACCTACAAAGTGGCGTATATATGTTGTAGGGTATTATTATGCTTCTCTCTGTTTTTTTCTTAATCTTGGTAAAAAATAGAAAATGTACTTCCCTATAAATTGCATACGATTATTTTGTAAAGAAGAGGGTGAGATTTCCGGCTTTGCAGTACAAGTACCGGCTGCAGAGAACTGCAAACAAAACTGTCATGAATAATTATAATCAAAGTTCTTCAGGTTATCCTCTGCACCATCCCACCTTACGGAAATTAGGTCTTGTCGGAGGTCTTTCCTGGCATTCAACGCTGGAATATTACATGTACCTGAACCAAACCATCAATGATTATTTCGGTAATAATACAAATCCTCCTCTTGTATTAGTAAATCTTGATCAGTATTCTATGCATCAGTTGCAAAAGTCGGATCATTGGGATATAATTGCAGCAATGCTGATTGAAGCCTGCGATCAATTATATAAAGCCGGAGCCACTGCAGCCATGTTTTGTGCTAATACACCCCATAAAGTGTATCATGAAGTGCAACGGCATAGCATGATTCCCATATTGCATATCGGAGATGCGATAGGTACTGCAGTCCGCAAGAAAGGGCTTCGTAAAGTTGGGCTTATTGGGACAGTATTTACCATGGAGGAACCATTTATTGAGAAAATCCTAAAAGATAAATATGATATTGATATAATGGTACCCGACCAAAAGAAAGACAGGGAAAAACTTCATACCATTATACAAAAAGAACTGTCTCTTGGTATTTTAAAGCCTGAAACAAAAAAATATATACTGGATCAGATTGTAATCCTGGAAACGATGGGTGCTGAAGGTATCATATTGGGATGTACAGAATTTCCGATTATTATCGGGGAAAATGATCTGGAGATTCCGGTATTCAACACCACATTGCTGCACGCCCAAATGGGAGTAGATTTTATTCTGAGAACTGATTTTTAACACTTGTTATAGTGCTTTAATTGTCTAATTTAATTTTAAATACTATGGAAAAAAAGACCTCATTATCCACCATGATACTGTTTATTGTGTTATTTTTGGCAAGTTTGTCCGCAAATCTGAAAGCACAAAAGGTAAATCCTGCTATTGATTTTTCCGGATATAAAAAGATTCAGGTGAAACCCAGTGAAGCTGATCCTTCGGTAAAGAACTGGGACAGTGCACATATTGTATTTTATGATAAGGCCATTAAGAATAATAAAGTACTGCTATGGCTCACAGGGACTAAAGGATCAACTGTTCATGTTCCCCAAAGTTTTTTAAAAACAGCATTGGAGCAGGGATATAGGGTTATAGCACTTTCTTTTATAAGTACCCCTGGAGTTTCGCAGGTGTGTAAAGGAGATTATTTGAATCAAAATATTGACTGTGCTGCAGAATTCCGTAGAAAACGTATTTATGGTGATAATACTTTCCTGCCTATTCCGGATCAGTATCAGGATGCCATAATACCTCGCCTGACAGAACTTTTACAGTATTTGTCAAAAAATGATAAAGAGGGTGTATGGTCTCAGTATCTTGATCACAACACAGGTAAACCTGTCTGGAGCAAAATCGCTATAGCCGGTCAGTCTCAGGGGGGAGGAATGGCTGAATTTATTGCCCAGCATGAGTCTGTAGCCAGGATCATCAGCTTTTCAGGGGGGTGGGATTACAGTAATTCCAAAACGAAAAAAATCGCAGGGTGGTACTCCCAAAAATTAGTAACATCACCTCAAAATGTTTTTGCAACTTATCATGTAAAAGAGGTTGCTTCAACAGAGCTAGCGGAAATTTGTAAAACACTCCATATCCCAGCAGAGAATGTTTTTGCATTAGATCAGCCTATTGTTCAAAACACAAATATGCGTACTCCTCCTAATCCCTATCATGTGGAAGGAATTAAAAATCCTGTGTATCAACCTATCTGGATAAAAATGCTTGGTTCGGGGCTATGATTTCTAAAAGATCATTTGCTATGATTTAAAGCTATAAGTTTAGATATGATAAAAACTCTTCCTGCTGGAAGAGTTTTTTTATTTAAAGACATAGAATATTAAACTTTCATTGTCTGACGATTCAAGGAAAATTACATACTTGAGTGTTGAAAATATTATTGTAATTATACTGGAGTAAATGTTTAAGTATTACTATTTTATGAAAATTGATTCATGAATTATGAGGAATGGTTTTAATTTGTATATTTGGTTTTATTTAGAATAAATAAAAATATAATTTAAAGAAATCATTAATGAATACAATTTTGTCCATCTAATCCACATTTTCATTAAAAACTATGAAACTACAAAACAAAAGAATCCTTACTCTGGATGTAATAAAAGGTATAAGTGTCATCGGAATGATCATTATACATACCTTATTGGTGTATGCCAATGTAAAATCACAATATGAAACAGCTGTCGGCAGTTTTATTGTTTTTCTTGGAAGGGGAACTTCTATTTTCCTGATCTGTATGGGAATTACTTTCATGACTTCCAGTCATCAAAGTCTTAAAAGTGCTTTAAAACGGGGTGCTTTACTAATATTTGCAGGGTTGTTCATGAACTTTATGAAGTTTATGATTCCTGTCATTTTTAATTTTGCTCCCGATAATTTTATCCAAAAATATGGCTGGGGCGCACCTATAGAACAGCAGTATGTATATCTGGTACAGCTGGGTGATATTTTACAGCTGGCTGGGATGTCTTTATTATTTGTTGGATTTATCAGGGCGTATGTGAAAAATAAATATATCATTCTGGCAATAGGTTTATTCGTTGCGCTGGTATCCAGGGAAGTAAGCGGAATTAACCTGGATTATCCTGTGATCAATTATGTTCTGGATCTCCTTTTCAATACCGATTATCCGGCATATGTCTATTTCCCTGTTTTTCCATGGATGGCCTTTATCATCATCGGAATGTTTTTCGGGAAATGGTTTCAGGAGCTGAACTACAATACCCAACAGATATTTAGAAATATGCTGTATGCCGGACTGTTATTTATTGCCATAGGAGCACCGCTGGTCTTTCTGTATGGTGATTATCATTACAATGGTTTTTATCATATGGGCCCCGGAGGTGTTCTTTATTTTGCAGGCTGGACACTACTGTTTTTATGGCTGATTAATACGTTTATGGCAAACGCCAAAGAAAATGGTTTTATACGTGTTCTCAAATATTGCAGTAAAAACCTGACCTCAATGTACATGATTCAATGGATATTAATCTCGTGGGGAAAAGGAATTTTCGGATATCGGCAACATGAAATTGGATACGTGTGTATGCTGATCCCGTTGTATATTATTCTCACTTTTTCAGTACAGACTATGGTGGATGTCATAAGAAAGAAAAAAACGTTAATTGACTTCATACTGATATCACCTGATGAAACAGTTTTAAAATAATAATTCCATCCTCTTTAAAATTCATAAAAACCACGGTAAAAATTACCGTGGTTTTGTTTTGTAATCAGCTAAGAATTTCCACTTCTTCCGGTACAACAAAAAGAATGGTACAGCCATGTTCAGATTTCACGGAATGTTTGAAATCAGGCGGAGTATATAGATAATCTCCTTTTTCAAGCCGGGCTCCTGCAATAGTTGCATCACCTTCCAGTATAAATAATTCCTCTCCTGCAGGATGGTTATGATAAGGATAGCTGGCTCCTGGTTCAAATTTTAAAAGAATACTGGTAGAACGTTTTTTTTCAGGATCAAATTTTAAGGATTTTACAAAAATACCTTGATAATGAATTCCTTTTTCAATCAAAGGCTGCCATTCTTTCTGTTCTGTTTTTACGATGTAATCGTGGATGTTGGTGTTCATGTAATATAAATTTTAATTGTTATTGATGTAAGAAATGATCAAAACTCCATTTATAATGGGAAAATGTACTCAGAAGAAATGCCCCTGCACTGAATGCGAAGACTGAATAGTCCAGAGGTTCTTTAATTCCAAAAGAAATGCTCATGGCTATGGCAAAAAATAAAGTGAGCACAGAGGCGTACCTTGCTGTTCTTTTTATCTGAAAACCCAGAAGAAGCATAAAGCCTATTGAAACTTCAGCTGCCGTTGAAAATAGGGCAATAGAAGGTGCCCACGATGGTGGTAAAAATGAATTGGTTTCAGCGGTATAATGAACAAAATTTTTCCAGCCTGAAGATTGAGCCCCCCAAAGATTCAGCCTGCTTGCTACTGCTGATAAAAATCCGGCAGCCAGAGCAATTCTTAATAAAAAAACGGCGGTATCCTGTTGCGTTTTCATACGTATAATTTTTAGGTTTTAATTACAGTACAAAGTTCAGCGAAAGCCGCCGCCTAAAGAATAGACAATTCCGGGAAAAGCATGTAATATTGAAGAAGGAAGCTGAAAGTTTTTAAATTTCCTTTACCACTTTCTGATACTCTTTGGGAGACTGTGAAGTATGTTTTTTAAAGAAATTTGAAAAATAGAAAGGATCATTGAAGCCAAGTTGGTAGGCAATTTCCTTTACAGTCAGCTTTTCATATAATAAAAGTCTCTTAGCTTCAGAAATAATGAGGCTGTAGATCACATTCTGGGCCGTTTTGTTGGTATGAAGTTTTGAAACCTCATTCAGTTTGGCTTCAGTGGTTCCGAGAAGATCAGCAAAATGAGAGACCTGATAATTATTTTTAAAATTTGCCCTTACAGTTTCAAGGAACTTTAAAAATAAAGCATCGGGTTTCCATATTTCATCGCCGTGGGCAATTTTACTGCGGTTGATTTCTACCAGAAGCAATTCCACCAGAGAATGTGTAGAGATCAGATACTGGTAAGGCTGTTGCTGAATTTCTTTTTCAATAGTGTTCAATGTTTCAGAGAAAAATTCAGGGTGCTGTACAGTGATCATTTCATTCATTCCAAAATGACAGAAGAGACCATTGTGGAAGATAAGTTCAATATCACTATCACTTTTACAGAAAAAATCCAGCGTAAATTCCAATGCAGTCAATTCTCCTTCCACTGATTTTAACTGATGGAATTGTCCTGAAGTAATGGTTACAACCTGACCGGTTTTCATCATAAAAATATTTTCGTCAATCAGAATTTCTGCATTTCCGGACTGGCACCAGAATAAGGTGTATCTGATGACCCGTCGCGGTTCAGGATATCCTGCATGGTTGGAGTATTTTCTTATTTTAATCATTTCAGATCTGTTAAAAGGTGAATATCAAATTGATGTAACTGGATGGAACAAAACGGATATTGTAGAAATCCTTTTGATGAAGCTACAACTGTAATTATAGGTATACAGCTCACTCATAATGCTAGCTATAATGATATAATGATGTATAGAAATAATGAGTAAAAAATAAAACACCTGTAAATTCAGGTGTTTTATTTTTTTTATTCTAAAGAATTGTTATACTTCCTTTTATTGTCCTCAATCATTTTTCTATACTCCGGGTTATTAATTTTACCTTGATACGGGTCATTCATATATTCTTTTCTCTTTGTAATAAATTGATCTTTGGATACAATTAACCCTTTTTTTTGCTCAATGGGTAAACTCGTTTTATTTATTGATATAAGTTCAAAACCTATATAATTATTCAACTCATTGATCTTTAATATTAATCCAGGAAGTCCTCTAAATTTGTATGGACCATCACTTATTGGAATATCATAAGTAAACCAAGCTATAAACTTTTTTCCTCCTACACTTACAACTGCTTTATTACATTTATAGCCGCCAATAGTAGAAGTGCTTTTATTATCAATTTGCCAGTCAAGTTTATCAGGACTCTCATAGGTGTAATAATTTCTCCCTAAATAATTTGATATATAGGTTTTGTTTTCATCCTTATATACATTATGCTTTACCTTAGATTTCGGAAGAGAGCCGGGATCAACAATATTTCCGGTCTTCATTGCGTCTTCCAGTTTTTTCCCAAAACCATCCACTGCAGCCTTATAATTTTCACTATAATATATAGATTTTTTGCCATTAGTGAGTAATACCATAGGCTCATTAATTGTAGATAATTTATCCAAAGTATCTTGTACAAAATTATATTTATACTTTACTTCGATTTCCGAATAATCTTTTTTTTCTTGACCTTTCACATAGTTAAAACAAAGAAATAACAAAAAAATTCTAAAAAGTGGTTTCATAGGTACTCAAAATATTATAATTAAATAGGCTGTTAAAAGACAGCCTATTATTTTTTTCATTACGTCATTGGATTTTCATAACTGGAATGTCCACAATCTTGATTGTTATACATTTCCCATTCGTTGTAAAGGCAATCACTTGAATCAAATTCAGAATCAAAAACTGTTTGATAAGTAGTTCCACAAATAGTTTTGATAGTCACCAAATACCTTGTAAAGGCTGCAATTTGCTGTTTTTCCTTTTTTGACTCTAATTTGTTAGAAGTGCTTTCTTTAGCACAAACAAGTCCAGCAACCATAAATGCTGAAAGTAATAATACTTTTTTCATAATTATGTTTTTTAAATATTTAACAATTTAAATATAAAATTATTTTTTTAATCACCAAATATGGAAAACCGTAAGGATATTAAAAAGATTTTAAGTCTTGTTTAAAGCTCCTTTAAATACTCTTTGAAATAAAACTATTATCCAATAAAAATTCGGCGGGTATAGTAATATTTTTTATACTTTTGGTTTTGCCCATTATATTGAACAGATAAGTTTTAGTTTGATTTTTTATTATCAATTTCTTCTAAATGCTTTTTAACTGAATTGACATTTTCTTCTGTAAGCTTGCCATAGCCATGGTCTCTGATTTGGCTTAATTGTAATTTTGATATTTCATCTTGCTTATCTTTATTTTTCAATAAATGATCCCGCAACGAAATATAATCCTGGGCAGAGTATACTTCATCTTTTAAAAATTCTGAAATATTTTTATTTTCTCCGACACATCCCAAAGTATATTTCATCATTAAAGGATTGTTATAATAGAAAGTATAGATATCTAAGAATCTTTTATCATTTCTTTTAAATAGCTCCTTGGCGGAATAAACCCTTAACGCATTGCTGCCATTCATCGCATAGTAATAGAGCTCATCATTACTTGCTGTTTTAGCAATTTTTTTAAATTGATTATAAATCTTACTTTCTTCACCTCCATAACCAATATGGGAGGACTCAGCATAAGAAAGAGTACTTAAAGGCTGTGCCAGTTTTTTTACTGTATCAGAAACCTGGGCATTATATCCTGTGTAAATAAAAGTGATTAAAAATCCATAAAAATATTTATTCTTCATTATTTATAAATAATATCTAAAGTTAATAAAATAACTGAAGATATATTATTACAGTATATTTCTCAACGAAAACCTTCCGGATCTTGCAGGACGGGAAGTTGGTTTCTGAGTTAATAATTAAAAAATAAAAATGTAGCTACAATTATTTATAAGAATATTCAATATTGCTCCATAAAACCTGATCTCCTGTTTTGATCATTTCAGAAGGTTTGGAGAATATATTACCGAAAATATTTTCGTATTGAGTTGTTCCAAAATGAGAACTTTTGGTAATTAATAGTGCGTCCTGGTCATCTCGGGGAACTTTTTTAACGTATCTGTACGTTCTTTTTAAGGTGAATGAAGAAGTGTCTTTATGGAAATCACCAATGTAAGTTGGTTTATTATTGTTGTTCTCTTTGATCAGTACAGAATCATTCGCGATGGTAAAACTGTAAGCAAAATCTGTAGATGAGGTTTCTGAGAATAACCTGATCGTTTTGTTTTTAAGATCAAGATTTATTTTTTCCCATGCAGGTTCCTGGTATAGGCTCCAGTAATCGGTAAGGTAAGATTCATCCGGAGTAGATTTTTCTCCTTTTGATCCTTTGTACAAAACCGTATTTTTTACAGTATAACTTTTAAATTGAAACGAGTAAACATTTTTATCAACAGGTCTCGGATCATCAATTATATTGTCGTTGTTTTCACACGATATTAATGACAATGCCATTATCAGGGCATAAAAAGAGTATTTCATGGTATATTTTATAAAAAGAAGTTTCACACCTATTTGTGAAACATATTAGAGTGGGAGTTATATCGATCAGGAATGAAAAGGCGAAAAGGTAAACGCGTATTTACCTTTTCGCTTTTTGACTTAATTTATTTCCCAAAATATATCTGATCCTGCTTCTGTTGTTCATTATAAATGATCTGGAAGCTGACAGGCATATATTGGTAAAGAAGTTTCCAATGTTGGATCTTTGCGTGTTTCTTGAAGCTTTCGAAAGATCTTACAAACAGGTTTTCAATCATGGTTCTTACATAAGAATTCCCGTTTCTGTAGATCCAGTCCATCAACTTGATGTGATGGGCAATGATATTGATCTTCGATTCCTGCAGCAGGTGCTTCAGATAATTCACGGTAGCCTGCATGATCCCTGCGAAATTGTCCTGTACAGACAGCTGGGTGATTTCATTGCGAAGTGGCGGATAGAAAAATTTTAAGTATTCAACAGCTATTTTTTGATTAATAGTTTGCATTTGTACTTTCATCATAATTAAGAATTTTTCAAACACTTTATATTGCAGCGAAATGTATACCAAAATTTAAAGACAGGCAGCAAAAATAAATACTCCGACGATCACAGCGATGTGAGTGAGTAATATTTCTGCATTGTGCCTGTTAGTAGTGGTTTTCCAGGTTTTCCAGTCTGAAATTCTTCTGATTTTATTTTTCATAATCTATTGATTGTGAGTTATTTTTATTTTTGTTTAATTTAAACACTTTGTAATGAAACGGATAAAAAATGTAACAAAACGGTTATATGCCGTGAGTGTAAATTTGTCTTGAATATACTTTCTGAAGGTTGGCAGAAATATGACTAAAAATCACTTTTCTGTATTCCTCAGTGCAGAAAGCAGTACAATTGTCCAGAGAATAGATAAAGGTTGTCTCAATTGCATTCTTTAATACTGTATCTCCGTCAGTGTAAATTTTGTCCATTTTCTGTAAACTCCTGAACAGCAGATTTCTGTCATTCTGTCTGATCATATTTTTAATACGTTCCGTAAAAGTGCGGATAATGCTGTATGAGTTTTGAATTTTGATTTCCTGTACATCTTTTTCAAAGTCGGGAACCACGTCGGTGATTTCCTTTACGGCTTGTAAATAGTTCATCGTATTATATTTTAATGGTGATAGTGTTCTAGCATTTTGATGAAGGCACCAAAAATGAAAATGGTTAAAAAAGCAAAAAAGAGCATATGATAAGGCTTCAGCCATTTTGGAGTTGCAGGTCCTTTGCTTTTTAACCTTCTGAGCTTGTCGATTCTGTTTAAAGTCTTTAAGTCCATTTTTCTATGTTTTCAAATCATGATGCCAATGATATTCCGTTGAAAATGGAATGTATTTAATGTGTTGGTAATTAGTAAATTACGATTTTGTAGGCGAGTTTTTTAAACAAAAAAGCCTGTCAAAATGATAAGGTTTTTATCAAAATGGGAGAAAAAACAAATGACTTGCCTTAAAACTCACCACAAAGTCACAAAAGAGTTAAACTGTTAAATTATTTAAGGTCATCGGCTTTATAGCTAAGAAGTACTCAGAAGTTTTGAAAATCTAAGATTTTCACCTTTAGTGAACTTTTTTAGTGTGTATCATTACGCTTCTAAAATGGGCTAAAGGATTTAAAATAAGAACTTTTGTGCCTTTTGTGGTTAAAAATCAAGTTTATGTTATCCCAAAATCAATATTCTTTTTAAGTTTCGCAGTAAGGATAAGAATGAATATCTTTGCAGTCCAAATATTCAGAAAATGTTTTCAAAAATAATAGTACACAGAGTCGGAAATAAGATCAACGGAGATTCGCTGACACTTTCCCAGGAGGAATTGAAGCTGGAAGAAGGAATGGCAGAAATGCTTGAAGACTACTTTTTAGGTTCTTTTAAATCGGAAGAAACCTTCCATTTTTACAGTGACACCTATCTGGTGAATAATCCGGTGTACAGTGCCGTATCTGAAATTTTTGATGATAAATCCAAGTTTATCTGGGAATCTGAGAATATTGCCAAACATCTTTTCGAAGCGGCAGAAAATCCGAGAGTTCAGAGTGGAGAGCTTTTTATCGTACTTTTTGAAGATGAAAGCGACCGTCCGGACAGAGTGGATAAAATCGGGATTTTTAAAACGGAGAAGAGAGAATCTTTCCTGAAAATCAATCCTGCAGAAGAAACATTTGATATTGAAAAAGATCAGGGAATCGGTTTGTCTAAAATTGATAAGGCTGCTTTGATTTACAACAACAATAAAGAAACAGGGTATGTACTTTCCGTAGTTGACAACAACAAAAACGGGGATATGTATTACTGGTTTGAAGATTTCCTGAAAGTAAAACAGCGTGATGATGAATATTTCCACACGCAGGAAGCTTTGATGGTATATAAAGATTATATCACCAAACAGCTTCCCCAGGAATTTGAAGTTTCCAAAGCAGACCAGGCAGATTTCCTGAACAAGTCTATCAATTTCTTCAAAGAAAAAGAAGAATTCAAGCTGGATGAATTTGCCAGTGAAGTCTTGGGAGATGAGCATGTGATTGAAAGTTTCGTGAACTTTAAAACAGACTACGAACAGGACATGCAGGTGAATATTGCTGAAGAGTTCCCGATCAGTGAAGCGGCGGTAAAAAAGACTCAGAGACACTTTAAAAGTATTATTAAATTAGATAAAAACTTCCATATCTACATCCACGGAGACCGACAGAAAATTGAAATGGGTGAGGATGATAAAGGAAAATATTACAGACTTTATTTCGAAAAAGAGGTATAAAAAGAAGTCTCCGGTTCCATAATAATATCATAACTTTATTGCTGATTACAAAATAACAGCTATGAAATTGATGATCATTTTCTGGGGAGCTTTTCTCTTCTTTTTCTGTGTTCCTTTTCCAATTTTCATTTACATGATGACGGAGGAGCTGGCAACAGAACCGAGAAATTCATTAGCGGTGAGCTATGGGTATCTCGGTTTTTCTTTGTTAATATGGGGATATGTGATTATTTTCTTTATCAACAAGCTTTTCATTACAACTTTTAAAGAGAAAAATACGATCCGGTCCATTGTACAGAACGGAATTCCAAGAGAAGCGGGAATCATTGATTATAAACTCCTCAAATACATTCCTAAAAAAAACATGAATCTCATTCAGGTCGGGCTTTCATTTCCCAATCTCAGCAATACGGTGATAGAACATACAATGATGTTTCATGATTCCAGACCGCAGGAGAGAAGATTTGATGTAGGAAACAAAATCAAGGTACTGCTGAATCCTAAGGTATCACAGGAACCCTATTTTATTTTAAGTGATCAGAAAGTAGGATTCAATACATCAGGAATGATTTTACGAATCGTATTTCTTGTATTATTGATTGCTTATGTTATTGGCTTATACTCTTATTTCTATTGGAGAGAATCTTTTGATTTCGGCTGGAGGTTTCTGACATTCATGCACCCGATTATTTTCAGCGGGGTGATGACCATTATTTATGTCCTGGTTTTTCAGCTTATTTTCGGGAAGTTTTTAAAAAATACAAAAGAAGAACGTATTCTTTTTTCAGGAAGAAATGCTGAAGCCAATATTATCAGTGTAAGCCAGACAGGCCTTACAGTGAACGATCAGCCACAAATCATGTTTCAGGTAAGTTTTAAAGATTTCAGAGGGACTGAACATATTGCTGTTTATAAGAAAATTGTGAGTCTTTTAAAGCTTTCTTCCATTCCTCAACAAGGAACTATTGAGATCATGTATGATGAGAATGATCCGAAGAAGATTATGATTCCCAGAGGGTTGTAGAGAGTAAAAGACAAAACAGCAAAAAGCAAAAACGCTAAATCTGATAATAATACATCAGAACAAATACATATTTTCAGACTTTAGATGTAAAGTTTCTGTTTGACATTGACTATTTAACATATAAAAAAATCTCCAAATGCATTTTTTTAATAAATGCATTTTGTTTAAGTAACAGGATAAAAATCAATTCAATTTTATACAGAAATTTTCAAGCAAAAAATATTTTTTTAACAGATAAACAACTACTTAACATAACAAAAAATATCCTTCAGATGTGAGTTATTTGTATATATTTGAGACTCAATTAAAAAAACATATTTTATGAAACAATTAAAAAAATTGACTCGTGAAGATCTTAAAACTGTAAAGGCAGGCCAAGTTTGGTATGCTGAAACTTCATGTGGAGTAAAAGCTACAACTACTCAAGATTGGACCGCTGAGCAAGCAAATGCTTGGATTGATGCTCTTGAAGCAAATTATTGTAAGCCAGCTTCTCATTATGGACCTAGTAATAATCTAGCCTAATTAATGTAAATGCACTTATAGTAAAAGTTAATACTATAAGTGCAATTTATAATGAAAATATCTCTTATGCATTACCACAAAAAACTAATACAAATATTCATTTTATTTTATAGTGTTTTATTTTATACACAATCATACAAACAGGATACTCTGCGTGGGGAATTTACCTATCAATTAAAAGCAAAATTCGATACACGGACTGATTATCGGCATGAAGAACAATTCTCATTACAGATAGGAGATAAACGTGCATTTTTTGCAAGTGTTATATCGCTAAAAGGTGATTCGGTAATGGCCACTTCAGGAACAAGCACAAAGAATGCTGATGGCAGTATAACTCTTGGCTGGAAAAAAGGGGTAGTGATTCCAAAAACAGGTTTATCTTTTACCATAATTCAATCCAACGAAAATATACAATATTTTAGATCAGCTGGAATGTCTTTACTTACCTATAAAGAACCAATAATAAAGAATTGGAGGCTTGTGGATGAGACCAAAGTAATCAATACAATTATTTGTAAAAAAGCAGAAGTTACTTTTAAAGGGCGGAACTGGATAGCATGGTATGATCCCGAAATTCCGTTGCCTTACGGTCCATATAAATTTAGCGGATTACCAGGACTGATTGTTAAAATAACAGATGATAAAGGAGATTTTGATTTTGAATTGGTAAAATCTATACCTGCATCTAAATTAAA
Encoded here:
- a CDS encoding helix-turn-helix domain-containing protein — translated: MIKIRKYSNHAGYPEPRRVIRYTLFWCQSGNAEILIDENIFMMKTGQVVTITSGQFHQLKSVEGELTALEFTLDFFCKSDSDIELIFHNGLFCHFGMNEMITVQHPEFFSETLNTIEKEIQQQPYQYLISTHSLVELLLVEINRSKIAHGDEIWKPDALFLKFLETVRANFKNNYQVSHFADLLGTTEAKLNEVSKLHTNKTAQNVIYSLIISEAKRLLLYEKLTVKEIAYQLGFNDPFYFSNFFKKHTSQSPKEYQKVVKEI
- a CDS encoding cupin domain-containing protein, with protein sequence MNTNIHDYIVKTEQKEWQPLIEKGIHYQGIFVKSLKFDPEKKRSTSILLKFEPGASYPYHNHPAGEELFILEGDATIAGARLEKGDYLYTPPDFKHSVKSEHGCTILFVVPEEVEILS
- a CDS encoding heparan-alpha-glucosaminide N-acetyltransferase domain-containing protein, whose protein sequence is MKLQNKRILTLDVIKGISVIGMIIIHTLLVYANVKSQYETAVGSFIVFLGRGTSIFLICMGITFMTSSHQSLKSALKRGALLIFAGLFMNFMKFMIPVIFNFAPDNFIQKYGWGAPIEQQYVYLVQLGDILQLAGMSLLFVGFIRAYVKNKYIILAIGLFVALVSREVSGINLDYPVINYVLDLLFNTDYPAYVYFPVFPWMAFIIIGMFFGKWFQELNYNTQQIFRNMLYAGLLFIAIGAPLVFLYGDYHYNGFYHMGPGGVLYFAGWTLLFLWLINTFMANAKENGFIRVLKYCSKNLTSMYMIQWILISWGKGIFGYRQHEIGYVCMLIPLYIILTFSVQTMVDVIRKKKTLIDFILISPDETVLK
- a CDS encoding DoxX protein: MKTQQDTAVFLLRIALAAGFLSAVASRLNLWGAQSSGWKNFVHYTAETNSFLPPSWAPSIALFSTAAEVSIGFMLLLGFQIKRTARYASVLTLFFAIAMSISFGIKEPLDYSVFAFSAGAFLLSTFSHYKWSFDHFLHQ
- a CDS encoding GLPGLI family protein; amino-acid sequence: MKPLFRIFLLFLCFNYVKGQEKKDYSEIEVKYKYNFVQDTLDKLSTINEPMVLLTNGKKSIYYSENYKAAVDGFGKKLEDAMKTGNIVDPGSLPKSKVKHNVYKDENKTYISNYLGRNYYTYESPDKLDWQIDNKSTSTIGGYKCNKAVVSVGGKKFIAWFTYDIPISDGPYKFRGLPGLILKINELNNYIGFELISINKTSLPIEQKKGLIVSKDQFITKRKEYMNDPYQGKINNPEYRKMIEDNKRKYNNSLE
- a CDS encoding aspartate/glutamate racemase family protein encodes the protein MNNYNQSSSGYPLHHPTLRKLGLVGGLSWHSTLEYYMYLNQTINDYFGNNTNPPLVLVNLDQYSMHQLQKSDHWDIIAAMLIEACDQLYKAGATAAMFCANTPHKVYHEVQRHSMIPILHIGDAIGTAVRKKGLRKVGLIGTVFTMEEPFIEKILKDKYDIDIMVPDQKKDREKLHTIIQKELSLGILKPETKKYILDQIVILETMGAEGIILGCTEFPIIIGENDLEIPVFNTTLLHAQMGVDFILRTDF
- a CDS encoding BPSS1187 family protein, with amino-acid sequence MEKKTSLSTMILFIVLFLASLSANLKAQKVNPAIDFSGYKKIQVKPSEADPSVKNWDSAHIVFYDKAIKNNKVLLWLTGTKGSTVHVPQSFLKTALEQGYRVIALSFISTPGVSQVCKGDYLNQNIDCAAEFRRKRIYGDNTFLPIPDQYQDAIIPRLTELLQYLSKNDKEGVWSQYLDHNTGKPVWSKIAIAGQSQGGGMAEFIAQHESVARIISFSGGWDYSNSKTKKIAGWYSQKLVTSPQNVFATYHVKEVASTELAEICKTLHIPAENVFALDQPIVQNTNMRTPPNPYHVEGIKNPVYQPIWIKMLGSGL